In the genome of Luteitalea pratensis, the window CAACGGTTCGATGCCGGTGCGGATTGGCCTCTTCGTGGACGGCACGCAGGTCGCCGAGCAACTGCTCGACCCTGCCGCGCTGGCGTCGTTCGAAACCGACGAGCAGGACCTCGACAGCAAGACGATCGAGTTCAGGGTGCCGCTGAACGTCGGGGAGCGCTGGATCGCGGCGACGGTTATGAACCTCTACGAGGGGCTGCCGGTCCGCTTCAATGGTCCGAATCCATCGGCCCGGCCCGAGCAGTACCACGTCCCGACATTCACGCCGCCGCAGACCGATCCCACTCCGGAACGGATCGCGATGTTCCGGAAGCGGTTCGAGGAGCGTCAGGAGGCGCTGAAGAAGGCGCCCATCAACACGGCGCGAGTCGGACGACTCGAATTGGCGGGGCCGTTCGAGCCGGAGACGAAGCCCTCGCGCGAGAGCCTCGCCAAGGTGTATGCCTGCGGCCACGTTGGTAGGGACCGCTCTTTTGGTAGGGACCGCTCTCCGCTTGGCCCGCCGAAGCCGCACGGCGAAGGAGGCAGCGGTCCATCTGCGAGACCGCGCCGTGCGGACGCGAAGGGGTTGGCCGCCTCGGAGAAGCGTCCCTCCCAACACCAGTCCTGGTGCGCGCTCAAGAACATCTCCGCCGTCGCCCAGCGTGCCTTCCGTCGCCCCGTGGCGCGCGAGGAACTGGTCCCGTACGTCGCCGTGATGGCGCGGGCGCAGAAGGCGGGCGAGTCGTTCGACGAGGCACTCGCGATTGCGCTGCAGGCGCTGCTGGTCTCGCCCGACTTCCTGTTCCGCATCGAACAGGATCACGTCGCGACAGCGGCGGGGACACAGGCGGTGCCGGTGGGCGAGCACGAACTCGCGTCCCGCCTGTCGTACTTCCTCTGGTCCAGCATGCCCGACGCGGAGCTGCGGCGGCTCGCCGACCGCGGCATGCTGCGCAAGCCGGGGGTGCTCGAGGCGCAGGTTCGCCGCATGCTCGTCGATGCCAGGTCGTCGGCGCTGGTCGAGGAGTTCGGCGGCCAGTGGCTGCAGTTCCGTGCCCTCGAGTCGGTCGCCCCGGATCGCGAGAAGTTCCCGCGCTTCGACAATTACCTGCGCCTCTCGATGCGCAACGAGACGACGCTGTTCTTCGAGCACATCGTCCGTGAGGACCGGAGCATCCTCGAGTTCCTCGACGCCAAGTACACGTACCTCAACGAGCGGCTGGCGAACCACTACGGCGTGGAGGGCGTGGCCGGCCCGACGTTCCGTCGTGTGGACCTTACCGATGGCCAGCGTGGCGGGGTTCTCACACAGGCGAGCGTGCTGACGGTCTCGTCTTATGCGACGCGTACCTCGCCGGTGCTGCGTGGCCGGTGGGTACTCGACAACCTGCTGGATGCGCCACCACCCGATCCCCCGGCCGGCGTGCCCGCGCTCGACGAGAAAGCGATTGGTCAGACGGCGTCGCTCAGGCAGCAGATGGAAGCGCACCGCGCCGACCCGACGTGCGCGTCGTGTCACCGCCGCATGGACCCGCTCGGCTTCGGGCTCGAGAACTACGACGGCATTGGTGCCTGGCGCGCCATGGACGGCAAGTTCGCGATCGACCCGAAGGGCGAGTTGCCTGACGGCCGCACCTTCCATCAGCCATCGGAGTTGCGGACGATCCTGTTGCAGGATCGGCAGGATTTCTCACGCGCCCTCACGTCCAAGTTGATGATCTACGCGCTCGGCCGCGGGCTCGAGCGACACGACAAGCCGACCATTCGCGGCATCGTCAACAGGCTGCCGCAGCACGACTACGCGTTCTCCGGTCTGGTGCTGGAGATCGTGAAGAGTTTGCCGTTCCAGATGCGGCGGGCGGTTCCCGCTGGAGTGACCGCGCCATGATCATCACCGGCTCGCACCTGCCTCGTCGGACCTTCCTTCGCGGCCTCGGTACGGCCATCGCTCTGCCGATGCTCGACGCCATGACGCCGGCGCTCGCCAAGGCCGCGCCGGTGGGTCCCAAGCGCCTCGTCTTCACGTACGTCCCCAACGGCGTGTCGATGACCGGCTGGACGCCCGAGGGCACCGGGGCCGGTTTCCAACTGTCCACCGTGCTCAAGCCGCTGGCCCCGTACAAGAACGACATGCTCGTTCTGACCGGCCTGGCGCAGCAGAACGGCCTGGCGCTTGGCGACGGTCCTGGCGACCACGCGCGCGCCGCCGCGTCGTACCTCACTGGTGTGCACCCGAAGAAAACGGCGGGAGCCGACATCCAGAACGGCGTCTCGGCCGACCAGATCGTCGCGCAGCACATCGGCAAGGCGACACGGTTCGCGTCGATCGAGCTGGGCTGCGACGATTCGCGCACCGTCGGCAACTGCGACTCTGGCTACAGTTGCGCGTACACCAACAGCCTGGCCTGGCGCGGCGAGAACTCGCCGATGCCACCCGAGACCAACCCACGACTGGTCTTCGAGCGCCTGTTCGGCGCCGACGCGCACCTCGATCCGGCGACTCGCCAGCGGCGCATGATGCATCGCCGCAGCATCCTCGACGTGGTCGGCGCCCGCACGAAGGCACTGTCGAACAGCCTCGGCGCAAACGATCGCCGCAAGGTCGACGAGTACCTGCACGCGGTGCGTGAGATCGAACGGCAGATCGAGGTCGCCGAGAGCGACACGCGCGACCTGCGTCCTGGCATCGACAAGCCGAGCGGTATTCCGGTTGCCTTTGCCGATTACGCCAAGCTGATGTACGACCTGCAGGTCGTCGCGTTCCAGACCGATCTCACGCGCGTGGTGACGATGATGGTCGGACGCGAGGGATCGAACCGGACGTACCCGGAGATCGGCGTGCCCGATCCGCACCACCCGCTCACGCACCACCGCAACAACAAGGAGTGGATGGCGCGTGTCGAGCAGATCAACGTCTTCCACGCCGAACTGTTCGCGTACTTCATCGGCAAGATGAAGGCGACGCCGGACGGCGACAGCAACCTGCTGGCGAACTCGCTGGTGGTGTATGGCAGCGGCCTGAGCGACGGCAACCGGCACACGCACGAAGACCTGCCGGTCATGGTCGTCGGCCAGGGCGGCGGCCTGTTGCGCACGGGCCGGCACGTGGTCTACGAGAAGCAGACCCCGATGAACAACCTGTACCTGACGCTGCTGGACGGGATGGGTGTGCCCACCGAATCGCTCGGCGACAGCACGGGCAAGCTGGATTACCTCACCGACGTTTCGTAGCCTGCAGCCTACGGCCTTCCGGCTACAGGCCCGTTTCAGGGCTCAGGTCTCAAGTCCCAGGTAAGACCTAAGACCTAAGACCTAAGACCTGAAGCGCGGAGCACCTATCTACTTCGCCGCGAAGCAGTAGAACAGGCCCGCGCCGCCGGTACCCACGAGGTTGGCCTGGCTGCAGCCTTTCGACGGGTGTGCCGCGTTGAGCGAGGTTGGCGCCGTGCCGCCGCCGGTGCGGTCGAAGTGGCCGACCGTCGCGCTGCCGGCGCCGTCGGTGCTGGCCGCCCAGTTGCTGCAGGTGGCCATGTTGGCTTCACCCTCGGTCACCGTGCCGTCCTGCTTGCTGCCGGTCAGGATGTCGTGAGTGTTCGGCGTGTCGCCACGGCCGTTGACGACCATCCCCTTCTCGTTGAGCGCCGTCTGCTTGGTCCAGAGCGGCGCCTCGCCGTGCAGGTCCGCGAGGTCCTTCGCGACGACCTCGCCCTTGGCGTTGTACCAGGGCCCCTTGCCGATGCGGTCCTTGGCATTGATGGACGGCTTGCCGTCCATCGACGCCGCACTCAGGTACGCGCGCCATTGCTTGCCGCCCGCGCCCACGGCCTTCGCCAGCGCCTGGCAGTGCGCGTCGGCGCCGGCCAGGCCGCCGAGGTCGGCCCCCTTGCCCGAGCCGACGCTCGTGATGAAGAACGACATCTGCGGCGACGCCTGCGCGTGCACCAGGATCGAACCAGCAGTGGCGATGGCCGCCACGGTGAGAGTCGGAATCAGTCTTCGCATCTAGCGCTCCTTCTACCCCATCGATAACGCGGCAGGTGTTCGGCCTTGCGGCGTTGACCTTCGCCGTTCGACGTTCGGTTCAGCGTTCGGCATTCAACGTTCAGCGTTCGTCGACCTACCCCTTGTAGCTGATCTTCCAGATCGTGCCGTTGCCGTCCTCGACGACGAGCAGCGATCCGTCCTGCAACTGCGCCAGCCCGACGGGACGACCCCAGACTTCCGGCTTGTCCTCGCCGAGCATCCAGCCGGTCAGGAAATCCTCGTACGCGCCCGTCGGCTGCCCCTTGACGAACGGAATGTAGACGATCTTGTAGCCCGTGCGCTTGACGCGCTCGGACGAGCCCCGCAGGGCGGCGAACGCGCCGTTGCGATAGCTCTCCGGGAAGGCCTTGCCGGTGTAGAACGTGAGGGTCATGGCTGATGCGTGCGGCTCGAAGAGCAACTCCGGGACGACGGTCTTCTTGACGAGATCGGGCATCTTGCCAGCGTGCCGCGGATCCTCGTGCGCACCCAGGTACGCGTAGGGCCAGCCATAGAAGCGGCCGGGCACGACCTTGGCCATGTAATCGTTGACGAGGTCGTCACCGAGGCCGCCGCGCTCCTGCACCGTAATCCACGCTTCCTTGGTCGCCGGGTTGAAGGCGAGCCCTGGCGCGTTGCGGACGCCCGTGAGCACCGTGGTACGCCCGCTGCCATCGGCGTTGAACTTGAGGACGGTGGCGCGCAGCGGATCCGGGTCGATGGCGATGTTGTCAGACGACCCGACGGTGACGTAGAAGCTGCGGCCGTCAGGAGCGAATGCGATGGTGCGGGTCCAGTGGCCGGTCGGCCCGTTGGGCAGCGGCGTGACCGTGGTGGCGGCGGCGGTGGCCTTCTGGTCGCCGGCAGCATACGGATACTTCACGACCTGGTCGGTCGCGGCGACGTACACCGCGCCCTTCGTGAACGCGATGCCGAACGGCTGCTTCAGGCCGGTGGCGAACTCGCTGCGCTCGCTGTCCTCGATGGTGCCGTTCTTGTCCGCGTCACGCAGCACCCAGACGCTGCCTGGGCCGGAGTCGACGACGAAGATGTCGCCGTTGGGGGCCTGGGCGACGTTGCGGGGGCGCTTGAAGCCGCCGGAGGCGAACAGCGTGGCCGTGAACCCCGGCGGCAGCGACAGCGATGCGCCGTCGGGCCGGGGCACGAGCTTCGCAGGGTTCTGGTGGTGCTCCGATGGCGTGGCGAGCTCGGCCGCCGAGAACTTGTACGTCTTCGGCGCCGCAGGGCCTTGCGCGGTGAGGGCGACGGTGAGCGTCAGGCCGGCGACAGCCGTCGCGGCGAGACCCGTCAAGCGGGAGAGGGACATGGAACGTGCTCCGTGACTGTACCGGACGAGCCGATGGCCGGCCCGTTGATCGATGGTGACGCGCGCATCATACGTCACCGCGGATCGCTGATTGGGCACCGGGTACCGGGTGCCGGGTACCCGGTGCGAGAGTCGGGACTCCGCGCAGCGCCGTCTCGCCACCTTCGCCCGTTCACGACGGGGAATTCTCCGCCGATTCCTTACCATAGTGATGTCAGGCGAGTCCGCTCCCGCCGCCCAGCCCCCCGTACCACCCGGCGACGTGGTTACCTTGCTCCTGAAGGAGCAGATGGTGACTGACGCCCAGGTGCGCCACGCAGAGCGGGTGCAGGGCAAGCTCGAGACACCCCGCAGCCTCCTCACGGTCCTCCAGGACCTCCAGATCGTTTCGGCGGACCAGATCCGGCAGGCCGTCAGGGCCAACCCGCAGTCGATGCGGCTCGGCGACCTCCTGATCGACCTCGGCCACCTGCGCGAATCCGACCTGCGCGCGGCACTGGCGGCGCAGCAGGCCGCCGGCGGCAAGAAGCGCCTCGGCGAGATCCTCGTCGAGAGCCGGGTGATGTCGGAGCACCGGCTGACGGAGGTGCTCGCGGACCTCCTGGGACTGCCGCTGCTCGAACCCCGTGTCGCCGACATCGATCGGGTCCTGCTTGCGCGGATGAACCTGCGGCGGGCGCAGGAATGCGCACTGATCCCGGTGTCGCAGGCCGGTGGCCGCGTCACCGTGGCCTTTGCCGACCCGCTGGACGCGACCCACCGCATGGCCGCCGAGCAGATGTTCGGCGGAAACGTGGTTCCGGCGATCGCGCGGCGATCGCTCGTGGTCGAGGCACTTGCCGCATTCGAGCGCGGGTTACGCGCCAACGCGGTGCCGACCGAGCACACCGCGATGCAGATCGTCGTGGACCTCATTCGCGAGGCCCTCGAGACCGGCACGAGCGACATCCACATCGAGCCGCTGCAGGCGGGTCTCCGCGTGCGGTTCCGCCTCGACGGCGTCATGGTGGAGCACCGCACGATCGATCGCGACCTCGGCACCGCCGTCGTCAGCCGCATCAAGGTGCTCGCCGGAGCCGACATCGCGGAACGCCGGCGACACCAGGATGGCCGCATCAAGTTCGAGGATCCGGAGACCGGCGCCGTAGCCGATATCCGGGCTTCCTTCTACGTGACGATCCACGGCGAGAAGGTGGTGCTTCGGCTGCTGAACCGGAAGACCGAGTTGATCAGCATCCGCGACATCGGGATGGGGCCGCGCATGCTCGAACGCTTCGTCGCCGACGCGCTCGAAGTACCGACCGGCGTCGTGATCATCACGGGCCCGACCGGCTCGGGCAAGACGACGACGCTGTACAGCGCCGTCGATCACCTGAACACGCCCGACACCTCCATTGTCACGGCAGAAGATCCGGTCGAGTACGTCGTCGACGGCATCGCGCAGTGCTCGATCAACGCCAAGATCAATCGCACCTTCGAGGAGACGCTGCGCCACATCGTCCGGCAGGACCCGGACGTGATCGTGCTCGGGGAGATGC includes:
- a CDS encoding GspE/PulE family protein; its protein translation is MVTLLLKEQMVTDAQVRHAERVQGKLETPRSLLTVLQDLQIVSADQIRQAVRANPQSMRLGDLLIDLGHLRESDLRAALAAQQAAGGKKRLGEILVESRVMSEHRLTEVLADLLGLPLLEPRVADIDRVLLARMNLRRAQECALIPVSQAGGRVTVAFADPLDATHRMAAEQMFGGNVVPAIARRSLVVEALAAFERGLRANAVPTEHTAMQIVVDLIREALETGTSDIHIEPLQAGLRVRFRLDGVMVEHRTIDRDLGTAVVSRIKVLAGADIAERRRHQDGRIKFEDPETGAVADIRASFYVTIHGEKVVLRLLNRKTELISIRDIGMGPRMLERFVADALEVPTGVVIITGPTGSGKTTTLYSAVDHLNTPDTSIVTAEDPVEYVVDGIAQCSINAKINRTFEETLRHIVRQDPDVIVLGEMRDRFSADTAIQAALTGHKVLTTFHTEDAIGGLLRLLNMNIEAFLISSTVVSVVAQRLLRRVCAHCAEPYTPTASEIRRLGVSPQDLDGATFTFGRGCSACRYTGYRGRICVFELLVLNELVKDAILNRRTSYEIRRISVETSGLVALVEDGLYKASYGMTTIQEVLRHLPRVVKPRPVEEIRRLLGSLS
- a CDS encoding DUF1592 domain-containing protein — protein: MSPATWLSTAVERKPKFQRRARRDGHPARPGYNDRNSVRRALTLLFVAVASLAASASSGPAPADREPDRATFDAVVKPFLEKNCTDCHNNRRQKGGMNFERLASADTIGVHIDDVEHMLLKLRTGEMPPEDEERPDPKDVEAVTRWIEQEFDRLERITPPDPGRITARRLNRPEYNNTVRDLFGVDVRPADDFPQDDAGYGFDNIADVLSLSPVLLEKYMVAAEKVVRTAMFGYEVEAPTLVRLKAPTAAVAPLRTPPAQYDTSGLSLPNSAHASHRVAVPGTYLIRVFMNGKRPNGSMPVRIGLFVDGTQVAEQLLDPAALASFETDEQDLDSKTIEFRVPLNVGERWIAATVMNLYEGLPVRFNGPNPSARPEQYHVPTFTPPQTDPTPERIAMFRKRFEERQEALKKAPINTARVGRLELAGPFEPETKPSRESLAKVYACGHVGRDRSFGRDRSPLGPPKPHGEGGSGPSARPRRADAKGLAASEKRPSQHQSWCALKNISAVAQRAFRRPVAREELVPYVAVMARAQKAGESFDEALAIALQALLVSPDFLFRIEQDHVATAAGTQAVPVGEHELASRLSYFLWSSMPDAELRRLADRGMLRKPGVLEAQVRRMLVDARSSALVEEFGGQWLQFRALESVAPDREKFPRFDNYLRLSMRNETTLFFEHIVREDRSILEFLDAKYTYLNERLANHYGVEGVAGPTFRRVDLTDGQRGGVLTQASVLTVSSYATRTSPVLRGRWVLDNLLDAPPPDPPAGVPALDEKAIGQTASLRQQMEAHRADPTCASCHRRMDPLGFGLENYDGIGAWRAMDGKFAIDPKGELPDGRTFHQPSELRTILLQDRQDFSRALTSKLMIYALGRGLERHDKPTIRGIVNRLPQHDYAFSGLVLEIVKSLPFQMRRAVPAGVTAP
- a CDS encoding DUF1552 domain-containing protein, encoding MIITGSHLPRRTFLRGLGTAIALPMLDAMTPALAKAAPVGPKRLVFTYVPNGVSMTGWTPEGTGAGFQLSTVLKPLAPYKNDMLVLTGLAQQNGLALGDGPGDHARAAASYLTGVHPKKTAGADIQNGVSADQIVAQHIGKATRFASIELGCDDSRTVGNCDSGYSCAYTNSLAWRGENSPMPPETNPRLVFERLFGADAHLDPATRQRRMMHRRSILDVVGARTKALSNSLGANDRRKVDEYLHAVREIERQIEVAESDTRDLRPGIDKPSGIPVAFADYAKLMYDLQVVAFQTDLTRVVTMMVGREGSNRTYPEIGVPDPHHPLTHHRNNKEWMARVEQINVFHAELFAYFIGKMKATPDGDSNLLANSLVVYGSGLSDGNRHTHEDLPVMVVGQGGGLLRTGRHVVYEKQTPMNNLYLTLLDGMGVPTESLGDSTGKLDYLTDVS
- a CDS encoding PQQ-dependent sugar dehydrogenase; the encoded protein is MSLSRLTGLAATAVAGLTLTVALTAQGPAAPKTYKFSAAELATPSEHHQNPAKLVPRPDGASLSLPPGFTATLFASGGFKRPRNVAQAPNGDIFVVDSGPGSVWVLRDADKNGTIEDSERSEFATGLKQPFGIAFTKGAVYVAATDQVVKYPYAAGDQKATAAATTVTPLPNGPTGHWTRTIAFAPDGRSFYVTVGSSDNIAIDPDPLRATVLKFNADGSGRTTVLTGVRNAPGLAFNPATKEAWITVQERGGLGDDLVNDYMAKVVPGRFYGWPYAYLGAHEDPRHAGKMPDLVKKTVVPELLFEPHASAMTLTFYTGKAFPESYRNGAFAALRGSSERVKRTGYKIVYIPFVKGQPTGAYEDFLTGWMLGEDKPEVWGRPVGLAQLQDGSLLVVEDGNGTIWKISYKG
- a CDS encoding lectin, whose protein sequence is MRRLIPTLTVAAIATAGSILVHAQASPQMSFFITSVGSGKGADLGGLAGADAHCQALAKAVGAGGKQWRAYLSAASMDGKPSINAKDRIGKGPWYNAKGEVVAKDLADLHGEAPLWTKQTALNEKGMVVNGRGDTPNTHDILTGSKQDGTVTEGEANMATCSNWAASTDGAGSATVGHFDRTGGGTAPTSLNAAHPSKGCSQANLVGTGGAGLFYCFAAK